In Lodderomyces elongisporus chromosome 1, complete sequence, a genomic segment contains:
- the TSR3 gene encoding ribosome biogenesis protein tsr3 (BUSCO:EOG092656RK) encodes MGKGKNKSSEDRNTSSSRTSNGHKSKQHHIRKGRQELGSSSIVLDASNGSNLSSSSSRKFPTKLAMWDFDHCDPKRCSGKKLERLGLIKNLRVGQKFQGIVVSPNGKSTVCPDDLEIVESHGAAVVECSWARLDEIPFGKIGGKHERLLPYLVAANPVNYGRPWKLNCVEALAACFAIVGHMDWAELLLENFSWGLTFLKINKELLTVYQKCTYSESILKAQDEWLKKIEKEAKDRKERAKNEDVWMLGNVNRKGVQSDNDNDDEESEIEEDKEEEEEDDDESEVEESEVEYDNLGNIIKRKQGNDQLADNHFNDEDDDDEEEDEEEEESEVEYDKLGNIIEKKRNGTPKSLLSPTNSNTEEEEEVEEEVQYDKLGNIVQLTKGVKALNV; translated from the coding sequence ATGGGTAAGGGCAAGAACAAATCTAGTGAGGATAGGAATACATCTAGCTCACGCACATCCAACGGTCACAAATCAAAGCAGCACCATATTCGTAAAGGTCGCCAGGAGCTAGGCTCATCGTCTATTGTCCTAGATGCCTCTAATGGCTCCAATCTATCCTCTCTGAGCAGCAGAAAGTTTCCTACTAAATTAGCAATGTGGGATTTTGACCACTGTGACCCAAAACGGTGCAGTGGAAAAAAGCTCGAGCGTCTTGGTCTTATTAAGAATCTACGCGTTGGTCAAAAATTTCAAGGTATCGTTGTCTCACCCAATGGGAAATCCACTGTGTGCCCAGATGATCTTGAAATTGTAGAGTCGCACGGTGCAGCTGTGGTTGAATGTTCGTGGGCTCGTTTAGATGAAATCCCTTTTGGGAAAATTGGAGGAAAGCACGAGAGATTATTACCTTATCTTGTTGCTGCCAACCCTGTGAACTACGGTAGACCATGGAAATTAAACTGTGTCGAGGCATTGGCAGCATGTTTTGCTATTGTTGGGCATATGGACTGGGCAGAATTGCTCTTAGAAAACTTTAGTTGGGGCTTGACGTTTTTAAAAATCAATAAAGAGTTGTTGACTGTTTATCAAAAGTGTACATATTCAGAAAGTATATTGAAAGCACAAGATGAGTGGTTGaagaagattgaaaaagaagccaaggacagaaaagaaagagcaaAGAATGAGGATGTCTGGATGTTGGGTAATGTCAACAGAAAAGGTGTTCAGAGTGACAacgataatgatgatgaagaactGGAAATAGAAGaggataaagaagaagaagaagaagatgatgatgaactGGAAGTAGAAGAAAGTGAAGTTGAGTATGACAATTTGGGAAATATCATTAAGAGAAAGCAAGGAAATGACCAGTTAGCGGATAATCATTttaatgatgaagatgatgatgatgaagaagaagatgaagaagaagaagagagtgAAGTTGAGTATGATAAATTGGGTAatattattgaaaaaaagcgGAATGGAACGCCGAAAAGCTTGCTACTGCCGACAAATTCGAatacagaagaagaagaagaagtagaggAAGAAGTACAGTATGACAAGTTGGGAAATATAGTACAGTTGACGAAGGGTGTGAAGGCACTTAATGTATAG
- the RNR2 gene encoding Ribonucleotide-diphosphate reductase (RNR), small subunit codes for MSLTETPTRGLTGKINNLDMSQTPGKSLTDKLAAEAKAKDEAQTIHEVKASLNASKPTTSEVTKESTQDEQDKDQDEHDQFLTTHKAHRRQIKEAEKDEPLLKENKRRYVMFPIRYHEIWQMYKKAEASFWTAEEIDLGKDMHDWKNKLNENERFFISRILAFFAASDGIVNENLVENFSAEVQIPEAKSFYGFQIMMENIHSETYSLLIDTYIKDPKEADFLFNAIDNIPQIKKKADWAIRWINDDNALFAERLVAFAAVEGVFFSGSFASIFWLKKRGLMPGLTFSNELICRDEGLHTDFACLLFSHLENRPDPKIVEKIISEAVEIEKEFFTDALPVSLLGMNCKLMCQYVEFVADRLLVALGNEKIYKVTNPFDFMENISLAGKTNFFEKRVSDYQKAGVMAKSEDKNANEFTFDEDF; via the coding sequence ATGTCATTAACAGAAACACCAACTAGAGGATTAACAggcaaaatcaacaacctCGACATGTCACAAACACCAGGTAAATCTTTGACTGATAAACTAGCTGCCGAAGCTAAGGCCAAGGACGAAGCACAAACCATTCACGAAGTCAAGGCCTCATTGAATGCTAGCAAACCAACTACAAGTGAAGTTACCAAAGAGTCTACACAGGACGAACAAGATAAGGATCAAGACGAACACGACCAGTTCCTCACTACACACAAGGCACACAGACGTCAAATCAAAGAAgctgaaaaagatgaacCTCTCcttaaagaaaacaaacgTCGATACGTGATGTTCCCAATCCGTTACCACGAAATCTGGCAAATGTACAAGAAGGCCGAGGCATCCTTTTGGACTGCAGAGGAAATCGATTTGGGCAAAGACATGCACGattggaaaaacaaattgaatgaaaatgaaagattTTTCATCTCAAGAATTCTCGCTTTCTTTGCTGCATCTGATGGTATTGTTAATGAAAACTTGGTTGAAAACTTTTCTGCAGAAGTGCAAATCCCTGAGGCCAAGAGTTTTTATGGTTTCCAAATCATGATGGAAAACATCCATTCCGAAACTTACTCTTTGTTGATTGACACTTATATCAAGGACCCCAAGGAGGCTGATTTCCTCTTTAACGCCATCGACAACATCCCACagattaagaaaaaagccGACTGGGCCATCCGTTGGATCAATGATGACAATGCCCTTTTCGCTGAACGTcttgttgcttttgctgCCGTTGAGGGTGTGTTTTTCAGTGGCTCTTTTGCTTCTATTTTCTggttgaaaaagagaggaTTGATGCCAGGTTTAACCTTTTCCAATGAGTTGATCTGCAGAGACGAGGGTTTGCACACTGATTTCGCATGTCTCTTGTTTAGTCACTTGGAGAATAGACCAGACCCAAAGATTGTTGAGAAGATTATCTCTGAAGCAGTggagattgaaaaagaattctTTACTGATGCCTTGCCAGTGAGTCTTTTGGGAATGAACTGTAAATTGATGTGCCAATACGTTGAGTTTGTTGCCGATAGACTTTTGGTGGCATTGGGCAATGAAAAGATTTACAAGGTTACCAATCCATTTGACTTTATGGAAAACATCTCACTTGCTGGTAAAACCAACTTTTTCGAAAAGAGGGTTTCTGATTACCAAAAGGCAGGTGTCATGGCCAAGTCCGAAGACAAGAATGCTAATGAATTCACCTTTGATGAGGATTTCTAA